The Nostoc sp. 'Lobaria pulmonaria (5183) cyanobiont' genome window below encodes:
- the glgB gene encoding 1,4-alpha-glucan branching enzyme, producing MSMTTIAPEQVNSIVWNQHNDPFEILGSHPIEQDGKTVWAVRAYLPNASAAWVVLPEQRKEYPMQTVHHPHFFECTIETAELANYQLRIKEGEHERVIYDPYAFRSPNLTDFDLHLFSEGNHHRIYEKLGAHPTEIGGVKGVYFAVWAPNARNVSLLGDFNLWDGRKHQMRKGRTGIWELFIPEIGVGEHYKYEIKNFEGHIYEKSDPYGFQQELRPKTASIVTDLDTYSWSDEDWMEKRRHTDPLTQPVSVYEVHLGSWLHASSAEPARLPNGETEPVVVVSGLKPGARFLTYRELADRLIPYVKELGYTHIEMLPIAEHPFDGSWGYQVTGYYAPTSRFGRPEDLMYFIDKCHENDIGVIVDWVPGHFPKDGHGLAFFDGSHLYEHADPRKGEHKGWGTLVFNYGRHEVSNFLAANALFWFDKYHIDGVRVDAVASMLYNDYCREPGEWLPNQYGGRENLEAADFLRQVNNIIFSYFPGVLSIAEESTSWPMVSWPTYTGGLGFNLKWDMGWMHDMLDYFSMDPWFRQFHQNNITFSMWYNHTENFMLALSHDEVVHGKSNIIGKMPGDTWQKLANVRCLFTYMFAHPGKKTMFMSMEFGQWTEWNDWTDLEWHLLQHEAHQQLKTFFHDLNYLYRSEPVLYTQDFAQAGFEWIDCSDNRHSVVAFMRRDKDSDDFAIVVCNFTPQPHSHYRIGVPQKGFYTELFNSDARKYGGSNMGNLGGKWTDEWSLHSHPYSLDLCLPPLGVLILKLDKKKTAEVIG from the coding sequence ATGTCCATGACCACGATCGCCCCTGAACAGGTTAACAGCATCGTTTGGAATCAGCATAACGATCCCTTTGAAATACTAGGTTCTCATCCCATTGAGCAAGATGGCAAAACTGTCTGGGCTGTGCGGGCCTACCTACCAAATGCAAGTGCAGCGTGGGTCGTTCTTCCTGAACAACGTAAAGAATACCCAATGCAAACAGTGCATCATCCTCACTTTTTTGAATGCACCATTGAAACTGCCGAACTTGCAAACTACCAGTTACGGATTAAAGAAGGAGAACACGAGCGTGTCATCTATGACCCTTACGCTTTCCGTTCTCCCAACTTGACAGACTTTGACTTGCATTTGTTTAGTGAAGGTAACCATCACCGGATTTACGAAAAACTGGGAGCGCACCCCACGGAAATAGGCGGCGTCAAGGGCGTTTATTTTGCTGTTTGGGCACCTAACGCTCGTAATGTTTCATTGCTAGGAGATTTCAACCTCTGGGATGGGCGTAAACATCAGATGCGTAAAGGCCGCACTGGAATTTGGGAATTATTTATTCCTGAAATCGGTGTGGGAGAGCATTACAAATACGAAATCAAAAATTTTGAAGGGCACATTTACGAAAAATCCGATCCCTACGGTTTCCAGCAAGAACTTCGCCCGAAAACGGCATCCATTGTCACTGATTTAGATACTTATAGTTGGAGTGATGAAGACTGGATGGAAAAGCGGCGTCATACTGACCCCCTAACTCAGCCAGTTTCAGTTTACGAAGTGCATTTAGGCTCTTGGTTACACGCTTCGAGTGCAGAACCAGCTAGACTTCCCAATGGTGAAACGGAACCAGTAGTTGTCGTTTCTGGACTAAAGCCGGGCGCACGCTTCCTTACCTACCGAGAACTAGCTGACCGACTCATTCCCTATGTTAAAGAATTAGGATACACCCACATAGAAATGCTGCCCATTGCGGAGCATCCCTTTGATGGTTCTTGGGGTTATCAAGTAACTGGTTACTATGCCCCTACCTCGCGTTTTGGCAGACCCGAAGATTTGATGTATTTTATTGACAAATGTCACGAAAATGATATAGGGGTAATTGTAGATTGGGTTCCTGGTCACTTCCCCAAAGATGGACATGGTTTAGCTTTCTTTGATGGTAGCCACCTGTACGAACACGCTGACCCCCGCAAAGGCGAACATAAAGGATGGGGTACTTTGGTGTTCAATTACGGTCGCCATGAAGTTAGTAATTTCTTAGCAGCAAATGCTCTCTTCTGGTTTGACAAGTACCACATTGACGGGGTTCGTGTCGATGCTGTTGCCTCGATGCTCTATAACGACTATTGCCGCGAACCAGGAGAATGGCTGCCCAATCAGTACGGTGGCAGAGAAAACCTAGAAGCAGCAGATTTTCTACGTCAGGTAAATAACATTATCTTTAGCTATTTCCCCGGTGTTCTCTCAATTGCGGAAGAATCCACTTCCTGGCCAATGGTATCTTGGCCCACCTATACAGGCGGACTAGGTTTTAACTTGAAGTGGGATATGGGCTGGATGCACGATATGCTGGATTACTTCAGCATGGACCCTTGGTTCCGCCAGTTCCACCAAAACAATATCACCTTTAGTATGTGGTACAACCACACTGAGAACTTCATGCTGGCCCTGTCTCACGATGAAGTCGTGCATGGCAAGAGCAATATCATCGGCAAAATGCCGGGAGATACATGGCAAAAGTTAGCTAATGTGCGTTGTTTATTTACCTATATGTTTGCTCACCCAGGCAAGAAAACCATGTTTATGAGCATGGAGTTTGGGCAGTGGACTGAGTGGAATGATTGGACAGATTTGGAGTGGCATTTATTGCAGCATGAAGCCCACCAACAGTTAAAAACGTTTTTCCACGATTTGAATTATCTTTACCGTTCTGAACCAGTTTTGTACACCCAGGATTTTGCCCAAGCGGGGTTTGAGTGGATTGACTGTAGCGATAACCGCCATAGTGTAGTTGCCTTCATGCGTCGTGACAAGGATTCTGATGATTTTGCGATCGTCGTTTGCAATTTTACACCACAACCCCATTCTCACTACCGTATCGGTGTACCGCAAAAGGGATTTTATACTGAGTTGTTCAATAGTGATGCGCGTAAGTATGGCGGCAGCAATATGGGCAACTTAGGTGGTAAGTGGACGGATGAATGGTCTTTGCACAGTCATCCTTATTCACTGGATTTATGTTTGCCACCTTTGGGTGTGTTGATTCTCAAGTTGGATAAGAAGAAGACTGCTGAGGTAATTGGATAA
- the ligA gene encoding NAD-dependent DNA ligase LigA, which translates to MTQIKPEVKRTAELRQLLQQASFAYYVLDAPIMEDAIYDQLYRELQQLETQYPELTAPDSPTQRVGERPATQFTSVRHNIPLYSLENAFNIHELQGWDQRWRRQVPKIDSVEYVTELKIDGSALALTYQNGILVRGTTRGDGVTGEDITQNVRTIRSIPLRLNFEGLEILERVEVRGEAFLPLEVFKQINEERQKASEQLFANPRNAAAGTLRQLDSRIVAKRRLDFFGYTLHIPGRDDTSIANTQWEALELLEKMGFRVNPNHKLCASIAEVAKYYEYWDTERLNLPYMTDGVVVKLNSFKLQEQLGFTQKFPRWAIALKYPAEEAPTRVENIAVNVGRTGALTPLAEMRPVQLAGTTVSRATLHNSDRITQLDIRIGDTVIVRKAGEIIPEVLRVIKELRPADTKPFVMPTHCPVCGQLVVRESGEAVTRCVNASCAAILKGSIEHWVSRDALDIKGMGEKLVYQLVDKGLVHSVADLYELTAEKLSELERMGKKSAEKLIDAIAQSKNQPWSRVLYGLGIRHVGSVNAQLLTQKYFAVDQLVTAKQSDIEGIYGIGTEIAQSVYQWFRIDANQKLIERLQAEGLQLTASEETKIVGDGNQKFAGKTFVITGTLPTLKRDEAKALIQKAGGKVTDSVSKKTDYLVLGDEAGSKLEKAISLGITQLSEVQLLEMVEG; encoded by the coding sequence ATGACACAGATTAAGCCGGAAGTAAAGCGTACAGCAGAATTGCGCCAGTTATTGCAACAAGCAAGCTTCGCTTATTACGTCCTAGATGCTCCAATCATGGAGGATGCAATCTATGACCAGCTATATCGAGAATTGCAACAACTGGAAACTCAATATCCAGAATTGACAGCACCCGATAGTCCGACTCAGCGTGTGGGTGAAAGGCCGGCAACACAGTTTACCTCGGTGCGGCACAATATCCCCTTGTACAGTCTGGAGAATGCATTCAATATTCATGAGTTGCAAGGGTGGGATCAGCGTTGGCGGCGACAAGTACCGAAAATAGATTCAGTGGAATATGTCACTGAACTTAAAATTGATGGTTCTGCTTTGGCTCTTACCTACCAAAATGGCATTCTAGTTAGAGGGACAACTAGAGGTGATGGGGTGACAGGTGAAGATATCACTCAAAATGTGCGGACAATTCGCTCTATTCCCTTACGTTTGAATTTTGAAGGGTTAGAAATTCTAGAAAGAGTAGAAGTGCGAGGTGAAGCGTTTTTGCCGTTGGAAGTATTTAAACAAATCAACGAGGAAAGGCAAAAAGCAAGTGAGCAATTATTTGCTAATCCCCGTAATGCCGCAGCTGGTACACTCAGGCAACTAGACTCCCGCATTGTCGCTAAACGGCGGTTAGATTTCTTTGGCTACACCCTGCACATTCCTGGTAGAGATGACACCAGTATTGCTAATACCCAATGGGAAGCGTTGGAGTTGTTGGAAAAGATGGGTTTTCGAGTCAACCCCAACCACAAACTCTGTGCCTCGATCGCAGAAGTGGCAAAATATTACGAATATTGGGATACGGAACGGCTGAATTTACCCTACATGACTGATGGGGTAGTAGTGAAGCTGAATTCTTTTAAACTTCAGGAACAGCTAGGGTTTACGCAGAAATTTCCCCGTTGGGCGATCGCTTTAAAGTACCCAGCCGAAGAAGCACCTACCCGTGTGGAAAATATTGCTGTAAATGTGGGACGAACGGGGGCGTTAACGCCATTAGCAGAGATGCGTCCGGTGCAACTGGCGGGAACAACAGTTTCCCGCGCTACTTTACATAATAGCGATCGCATTACTCAATTAGACATCCGCATTGGCGATACTGTGATTGTCCGCAAAGCTGGGGAAATCATTCCAGAAGTGCTGAGGGTAATCAAAGAACTCCGTCCTGCTGACACTAAACCCTTTGTTATGCCTACCCATTGCCCAGTCTGCGGTCAACTAGTGGTGCGAGAATCAGGTGAGGCGGTGACTCGGTGCGTCAATGCTTCCTGTGCGGCGATTCTCAAAGGTTCCATTGAACATTGGGTAAGTCGTGATGCCTTGGATATCAAAGGTATGGGCGAAAAGTTGGTATATCAACTCGTTGATAAAGGTTTGGTGCATTCCGTTGCTGATTTATATGAGTTGACAGCAGAGAAATTATCTGAATTGGAAAGGATGGGTAAAAAGTCGGCAGAGAAATTGATCGATGCGATCGCTCAATCAAAAAATCAACCTTGGTCAAGAGTATTGTATGGTTTAGGTATCCGTCACGTTGGCAGTGTAAATGCTCAATTGTTGACTCAGAAATATTTCGCTGTAGACCAGTTAGTTACGGCAAAGCAATCAGATATTGAAGGCATTTACGGTATTGGTACTGAAATTGCCCAATCAGTATACCAATGGTTTCGGATTGACGCTAACCAAAAGTTGATAGAACGCTTACAAGCAGAAGGATTGCAATTAACTGCCTCAGAGGAAACAAAAATAGTTGGGGATGGTAATCAAAAGTTCGCAGGTAAAACTTTTGTAATTACAGGAACATTGCCAACCTTAAAGCGAGATGAAGCGAAGGCTTTGATTCAAAAAGCCGGGGGAAAAGTGACTGATTCAGTGAGTAAAAAAACAGATTATTTAGTGTTAGGAGATGAGGCCGGTTCCAAGTTAGAAAAAGCAATTTCTTTGGGAATTACGCAGTTAAGCGAGGTGCAATTGTTAGAGATGGTTGAAGGTTGA